The following proteins are encoded in a genomic region of Colletotrichum higginsianum IMI 349063 chromosome 9, whole genome shotgun sequence:
- a CDS encoding Pfs domain-containing protein has product MAKSLESPRDLDIDDVRLASAAYTTFQEIAQVLRTSEKDVQLKIFYASLTAYCVIIRNHTSRIGQASVGSDDELTKRTLCLLDSTIVLDPSTAEASTGERIRTLIRRWGDVRKLQDTTAKLHLIQPCLSFGKTAEECNNFLLSLATCEEELATRYPENSSAWMAEDFAPQKKIKEPSYAVWKAAQSMFNALVSCNNCPCEPAHEFGARLRLGTYRQPAGTACDMAIDAGQDFNMFLSMKKDWHEARVHMPKESVVRFGDGPVQLQRKIIRPKVQPSKVKSLCEPITKIMTMRAYRLELKVMREKLFILKPEKSESLVDRATDPVPLEYFLKSGSRSLTERTRRILAVILSSAVLHLHDTPWLKSTWSSSDVLFFRTSSSAIPLRPFLQTKLSSLEACPHYAAKLDGSNDNDTNRSDSFDPDDIDPDDTDFDDLIYQAQHHCPTLVTLAIILMEVYFVTPFDLLARNFGVILDEDETQPDLIRHINANLVFQACKDDLPEDTHFHQAVEKCLDPEIWEDDNGDRLDSETLRVRIYEEIVRPLEVELSQAYSSIPIDDLDRFAQSLDFASWDQPVQDFNQQSAYDTVADDQLGRPSNTPSPGAVPLLYPPRPRALDPRTHHYSPSPPILIYQNRGSDTVLPVLSNPSPMSGDYKSFKFFDDEAIPEAVSSEAFYSYEKWKSDYMAVYDKFIPDELDITPVRVAVLDTGIDMTHPDVEARVERVKGTFNSLTDRHQSKVHDRNGHGTFTACLILDYAPDVELYVAKIAEKDPSNPSVIAKAINWAVTEWKVDIISMSFGFPDRDIEGYIELENALQNAYANNVVLFAAASNSGGKLGRSFPAREPEVIAVHATDANGNRSHFSPTATDYDINLATVGEAVESAWPVVLCEDDTKYVKNKSGTSYATPIMAGMTAFLMMYARIHLPQQSHALKKQKAVKALLRRLADKGTGCKLRDDYHFVNLSLYSDNLFGKGKSFIDGTIKDILKST; this is encoded by the exons TCCGACGATGAACTCACCAAGCGGACTCTCTGTCTCCTGGACTCGACCATCGTGCTGGACCCTTCGACCGCCGAGGCTTCGACGGGTGAAAGGATACGGACACTCATTCGACGTTGGGGAGATGTTCGTAAGCTGCAAGACACCACCGCGAAGCTTCATCTCATACAGCCCTGCCTAAGTTTCGGAAAGACTGCCGAAGAATGCAACAACTTCCTCCTGTCACTTGCCACATGCGAAGAGGAACTAGCAACGCGGTACCCTGAGAATTCATCGGCGTGGATGGCAGAAGACTTCGCCCCCCAAAAGAAGATCAAAGAACCATCCTACGCGGTATGGAAAGCCGCGCAGTCTATGTTCAACGCTTTGGTATCTTGCAACAACTGCCCATGTGAACCTGCTCACGAGTTTGGGGCCCGGCTTCGTTTGGGAACCTATCGACAACCGGCTGGTACTGCCTGCGACATGGCTATAGACGCCGGCCAAGACTTCAACATGTTTCTGTCCATGAAGAAAGACTGGCACGAGGCCCGGGTCCACATGCCTAAGGAATCAGTCGTTCGATTCGGTGACGGGCCAGTTCAGCTCCAGAGGAAGATCATCAGACCAAAGGTTCAGCCATCCAAGGTCAAAAGTCTTTGCGAACCCATTACCAAGATCATGACTATGAGAGCTTACCGGCTCGAACTGAAGGTCATGCGGGAAAAGCTGTTCATACTGAAACCAGAGAAGAGTGAGTCTTTGGTTGACAGGGCGACGGATCCCGTCCCGTTGGAATACTTTCTTAAGAGCGGGTCGCGGTCCTTGACCGAAAGAACGAGGCGAATCCTCGCCGTGATTTTGAGTTCGGCGGTCCTTCACTTACACGATACACCGTGGCTCAAATCCACGTGGAGTTCCTCGGATGTTCTGTTCTTCCGCACATCGTCTTCGGCTATCCCCCTTCGGCCTTTCCTCCAGACGAAACTCTCAAGTCTCGAAGCGTGTCCTCATTATGCCGCTAAATTAGATGGATCCAATGACAACGACACTAATAGGTCAGACAGCTTCGACCCAGATGATATCGATCCGGACGACACTGATTTCGACGATCTGATTTACCAGGCACAACACCACTGTCCGACTCTCGTCACGTTGGCAATCATTTTGATGGAGGTGTATTTCGTCACCCCATTCGATCTTCTCGCCAGAAACTTTGGCGTGATTTTGGATGAAGATGAAACCCAGCCGGACCTTATCCGACATATCAACGCAAACCTGGTATTCCAAGCTTGTAAAGACGACCTCCCGGAGGATACCCACTTTCACCAGGCCGTTGAGAAATGTCTGGACCCAGAAATCTGGGAGGATGACAACGGCGATAGATTGGACAGCGAGACGTTGAGAGTACGAATTTACGAGGAGATAGTCCGGCCTCTCGAGGTCGAACTAAGCCAAGCATACAGTTCAATACCAATCGACGATCTCGACAGGTTCGCGCAGAGTCTGGACTTTGCGAGCTGGGACCAGCCGGTACAGGACTTCAACCAGCAGTCCGCATATGACACGGTGGCAGACGACCAGCTCGGCCGACCGAGTAACACCCCATCTCCTGGGGCGGTGCCTTTGCTTTATCCGCCACGCCCACGCGCTCTAGACCCTCGAACTCATCACTACAGTCCAAGCCCGCCCATCTTGATTTATCAAAACAGAGGCTCTGACACTGTCCTTCCCGTTTTATCAAATCCTTCGCCGATGAGCGGCGATTACAAGTCTTTCAAATTctttgacgacgaggccatccCTGAGGCCGTCAGCAGCGAAGC ATTCTATAGTTACGAGAAGTGGAAATCGGACTACATGGCTGTCTACGACAAGTTCATTCCAGACGAGCTGGACATCACGCCAGTCAGAGTCGCCGTTCTCGACACAGGCATCGATATGACACATCCGGACGTGGAAGCTCGCGTCGAAAGAGTCAAGGGGACATTCAACTCGTTGACCGACAGGCATCAGAGCAAAGTGCATGACCGAAACGGACATGGCACATTCACAGCATGTCTCATTCTCGACTACGCCCCCGACGTTGAGTTGTACGTTGCCAAGATTGCCGAGAAGGACCCTTCCAACCCAAGTGTCATTGCTAAG GCGATTAACTGGGCAGTCACTGAATGGAAGGTGGACATCATCTCCATGTCCTTTGGGTTCCCAGACCGCGACATTGAAGGCTACATCGAGTTGGAAAACGCGCTGCAGAACGCCTACGCAAATAACGTGGTCCTTTTTGCTGCCGCCTCGAACAGTGGCGGCAAACTCGGACGCTCTTTTCCGGCACGCGAGCCCGAGGTCATTGCCGTGCACGCCACCGACGCCAATGGCAACCGTTCCCACTTCAGTCCGACTGCCACGGACTACGACATCAACCTGGCTACTGTCGGCGAAGCAGTCGAGTCGGCATGGCCTGTGGTATTATGCGAGGACGACACCAAGTACGTCAAGAACAAGTCAGGCACGTCGTACGCGACCCCCATCATGGCGGGCATGACGGCATTCCTGATGATGTATGCGAGAATCCATCTCCCGCAACAGTCACACGCCctgaagaagcagaaggccGTCAAGGCGTTGCTGAGAAGGCTGGCGGACAAGGGAACGGGCTGCAAGCTCCGTGATGATTATCATTTCGTCAACCTGAGCTTGTACTCCGATAACCTCTTTGGCAAAGGGAAGAGCTTCATCGACGGGACtatcaaggacatcctgAAAAGCACGTAG
- a CDS encoding Endoribonuclease L-PSP: protein MKLLGIFSLLSAASSLALEPNYTSPAGVEIYNPSTLFTPTGPWSLMSKAGNTVYIAGMRGIYPSNDTLAPVGIDRIRQAYANMIQLAELAGTDRFSAVRLVVYTTDMYRYRPLCNQAQTEFWGNDPNRHPPRTIIEVQRLNDDDIVEVEGTFLAP from the exons ATGAAACTCCTTGGTATCTTTTCACTATTGTCTGCGGCAAGTTCGCTCGCTCTAGAACCTAACTATACTTCCCCTGCGGGCGTTGAAATCTACAACCCCTCAACACTGTTCACACCCACTGGACCATGGAGCCTGATGTCAAAGGCAGGCAACACTGTCTACATTGCTG GCATGCGAGGCATCTACCCATCCAACGACACTCTTGCGCCGGTCGGCATCGACCGGATCCGCCAGGCCTACGCCAACATGATTCAGCTTGCCGAGCTGGCTGGGACGGACCGTTTCTCGGCAGTGCGCTTGGTAGTCTACACGACGGACATGTATCGTTACAGGCCGCTGTGCAACCAGGCACAGACGGAGTTCTGGGGCAACGATCCTAACAGACACCCACCCAGGACAATCATCGAAGTGCAGAGGCTAAACGATGACGATATtgtggaggtggaggggaCTTTTCTGGCCCCCTAA
- a CDS encoding CFEM domain-containing protein, which produces MAEFSTNRLSGKLFATATGVIVLYGAVKRVTGRHDWDPWPLPEGPWPKSDYSWDTKDTDHPVFGWLFQIHLKVNYALNCIEGVGIGVVRLAFLFLFRKLFRHQGRRYIILIDVLIAFVAAFMLVYTLVAIFMCGIHFEAQWTNHDTSKQYCFTSITYSFWVSVVTAILDMTVFLVPMYPLSKITSTCTHQAEKGVQSWGDVTDPSAL; this is translated from the exons ATGGCCGAGTTTTCCACTAATAGGCTCTCTGGAAAGTTGTTTGCCACTGCGACAGGAGTCATTGTTTTGTACG GAGCCGTCAAGCGTGTCACCGGTCGACACGATTGGGACCCATGGCCTCTGCCAGAAGGACCCTGGCCGAAGAGCGACTACTCGTGGGATACCAAGGACACCGACCATCCAGTGTTCGGCTGGCTATTCCAAATCCACCTCAAG GTCAACTATGCCCTCAACTGCATTGAAGGTGTCGGCATAGGTGTCGTTCGACTTGCCTTCTTGTTCCTCTTCCGCAAGCTCTTTAGGCACCAAGGGCGCCGATACATAATCCTGATAGATGTCCTTATTGCATTTGTGGCGGCCTTCATGCTAGTATATACACTGGTCGCTATCTTTATGTGCGGCATACATTTTGAGGCGCAGTGGACCAACCACGACACGTCAAAGCAGTACTGCTTCACGTCGATCACTTACAGCTTTTGGGTCTCTGTTGTAACGGCTATCCTCGACATGACCGTTTTCCTGGTACCAATGTACCCACTGTCCAAAATCACATCAACGTGTACGCACCAAGCTGAGAAGGGCGTCCAATCTTGGGGGGATGTTACTGACCCTTCCGCGCTCTAG
- a CDS encoding Aspartic protease, with protein sequence MADIRRPLALLVGALLSSQCLSAPAGGAAPAPAAKGPAGVVQMPIIHFDSEATGILPLVDVGIGNPPQMVRMIIDTGSSDLIAAETGSAVCKDPEQQCTKGKSGLTLGSFDPKQSKGFQKVAGQTLDTSFGTGESYQGPMVKDALTLGGAQVPAAQIGLMETGKIPPKTPSFSVFGVGPVGNEGASTPYVNVPARMKEAGVVSKNAYGVYLNDFKGSDGSITFGGMDTAKFDGKLQDVPLIPDDQGNFGKFVVSFSSMSVSGQAGAGTQGGNGTDKSKGKRKGARAAKKGGAPAANLISQPSPALLDTGNPALNLPLEAVTGMAKALGIKTEKDGDATLLGPMPCSLGSAGMNLVFGFDGDAVKMNVPLGILMFPDTGNGSGGGGAAGQCRMPQVVGLEGGLANGLTSLGAPFLQAMYAVFDTDLNKISLAQAKMNVTESKVVPF encoded by the exons ATGGCGGATATCCGACGCCCGTTGGCGCTGCTTGTCGGCGCCCTGCTCTCCTCCCAGTGTCTCTCTGCACCCGCCGGCGgggcggctccggcgccggccgcaaAGGGACCGGCCGGAGTGGTCCAGATGCCCATCATCCACTTTGACAGTGAGGCGACGGGCATCCTCCCCCTGGTCGACGTGGGCATCGGTAACCCTCCGCAAATGGTGCGGATGATCATCGACACCGGCAGCAGCGACCtgatcgccgccgagaccggcAGCGCCGTCTGCAAGGACCCGGAGCAGCAGTGCACCAAGGGCAAGTCCGGCCTCACCCTCGGCTCCTTCGACCCGAAGCAGTCCAAGGGGTTCCAGAAGGTGGCCGGGCAGACCCTCGACACCAGCTTCGGCACGGGGGAGTCCTACCAGGGTCCGATGGTCAAGGACGCGCTGACGCTCGGGGGCGCGCAGGTGCCGGCCGCCCAGATCGGGTTGATGGAGACGGGGAAGATCCCGCCAAAGACGCCGTCCTTTTCGGTCTTTGGAGTCGGCCCCGTGGGAAACGAGGGCGCCTCTACGCCATACGTGAACGTCCCGGCTCGTATGAAAGAGGCCGGGGTCGTCAGCAAGAATGCCTACGGTGTATATCTCAACGACTTTA AGGGCTCGGATGGCTCCATCACCTTCGGCGGCATGGACACCGCCAAGTTTGACGGCAAGCTCCAGGACGTACCTCTCATCCCAGATGATCAAGGCAACTTCGGGAAGTTCGTGGTGAGCTTCAGTTCCATGTCAGTAAGCGGGCAAGCCGGTGCCGGCACCcagggcggcaacggcacggACAAGAGtaaaggaaaaagaaagggggcCCGGGCGGCCAAGAAGGGCGGCGCCCCGGCCGCCAACCTCATCTCCCAGCCATCCCCGGCTCTTTTAGACACCGGCAACCCGGCGCTCAACCTCCCGCTCGAGGCCGTTACGGGCATGGCGAAGGCGCTTGGTATCAAGACCGAGAAAGACGGCGACGCGACCCTTCTCGGCCCGATGCCCTGCAGCTTAGGCAGCGCCGGCATGAACCTCGTTTTCGGCTTCGACGGGGACGCCGTCAAGATGAACGTGCCGCTCGGCATCCTCATGTTTCCCGACACTGGGaatggcagcggcggcggcggcgcggcgggccaATGCCGCATGCCGCAGGTCGTCGGCTTGGAGGGCGGCTTGGCCAACGGGCTCACGAGCCTCGGCGCGCCGTTCTTGCAGGCCATGTACGCCGTCTTTGACACGGACTTGAATAAGATCTCGCTGGCGCAGGCCAAGATGAACGTGACGGAGTCCAAGGTGGTGCCGTTCTGA
- a CDS encoding NACHT and Ankyrin domain-containing protein has product MALFLLDELEKNEALRGAPNDVLLFYFLDTRNEKRNTAVTLLRGLIYLLLQARPALLSHILPDFEIQKEGLFAQTSFEALWRIFASMLRDPAIGTVRCLIDGLDECQEASLVRLLRKITILFGQEQHAHRKSRMEGAHLKMILISREAPACILNNLASFPRIDISTAPTGGKFRKTIVNQEKGPTVTTTTTTSLGDSSQPKRRLAHIIRLAMQERQASLEAETANAQRIDGHNKPQPALEHGFASLSLEESASPPPLNHTGHGAASQQTAADQYTFDPPVEDEDTDESQDPFADPSNDQESETHAQWVIQAHVEAQDDEEEIETGQGSLEHYIDARVAELSREMGYDESVSAMVDAGLRSRGDGTFLWVNLAVDEIKRHPVSQLEDVVDQLLPGIDNMYCRALLQIPPSLVPLAAALLRWVIAAQRPMYLSELSTALTLMGFHSSDPPEMVRQGIAACGALLSLTEDETVQIPHLSVEDFLTARSGPLWSDANLSQFYVDTAQVDGEIASLCIRYLEQGCLNAGWVSGEVDDQAKAQRRVAEFPLLVYAVMFWPDHLRTASHPQVDLSSLFFQSNSAIRKSWWLTYYNWTSKKSFYWVPHNFNLLHLAAYVNIPYIARQMELAGTLAPRLDSKDSDGYSPLAIAASAGNTEIFAYLSERGASQECPGGEDVFRLACEKGQAQIVNYLLDEGYDVNKIYDPSGKDLFKAVLSFARRPLGFVKEFKTLERDHLSLLTSNSDCGNTGLDLACVFGHASVAELFLRRGADISIASETGWTALHAAAWTGQLECVVLLLQHGADVLVATDGGLNALHCAASRGKTSVVSLVLEQGVEVDGLTIKEKTALHLAAATGGSETVKVLVAAGASTEALSQKGETPLHVAARKGNPKAVEALLAMGADPHAINMEGKSPGEMLKGIKSLTEEQKEALRIIETFGTTGSMTSESYQEASEAPAATTMSPTTGAGSPSPGLLSPTSTLTSSSPSNSLPGYSTSANQGHSSPHESWQNPHQSYSGSSAYSPGAYSSPPSQFAAGPRLYEPALATVYQYPGQQQTQQHYGQVLPPPFSYTPGMGGQQGNAAMGTYLQPPSQVPSTVQKRKSLLSLRGLSERAERLLK; this is encoded by the exons atggccCTGTTtctgctcgacgagctggagAAGAACGAGGCGTTGCGGGGCGCACCGAACGATGTTCTGTTGTTTTACTTCCTCGACACGAGGAACGAGAAGCGTAATACCGCTGTGACGCTTCTTCGAGGCCTGATCTATCTGTTGCTCCAAGCTCGTCCGGCGCTGCTGAGCCATATTCTACCCGACTTCGAGATCCAGAAGGAGGGCTTGTTTGCACAGACGTCCTTCGAAGCGCTGTGGAGGATATTTGCAAGCATGTTGCGGGACCCGGCCATCGGGACCGTACGCTGCCTGAtcgacgggctcgacgagTGCCAAGAAGCCAGTCTGGTCCGCCTCTTGCGAAAGATCACGATCTTGTTTGGACAAGAGCAGCATGCTCACCGGAAGTCTCGTATGGAAGGCGCCCATCTGAAGATGATCCTCATCAGCCGCGAGGCGCCGGCTTGTATCCTTAACAATCTCGCCAGCTTCCCACGCATCGATATTTCCACTGCGCCTACCGGCGGCAAATTTCGGAAGACCATCGTCAACCAGGAAAAGGGGCCGACtgtgacgacgacgacgacgacttcgcTTGGGGACTCTTCCCAACCCAAAAGAAGGTTGGCACACATAATCAGGTTGGCCATGCAAGAGAGGCAAGCCAGTTTGGAGGCCGAAACAGCCAACGCGCAGAGAATTGACGGCCATAACAAACCCCAGCCCGCGCTTGAACACGGGTTTGCGAGTCTATCCCTGGAGGAGTCTGCTTCACCTCCGCCGCTGAACCACACAGGTCACGGGGCTGCCAGTCAGCAGACCGCGGCGGACCAGTATACGTTCGACCCGCCTGTAGAGGATGAAGACACAGATGAGTCTCAAGACCCATTTGCTGACCCGTCCAACGACCAGGAGTCGGAGACCCATGCTCAGTGGGTTATCCAAGCCCACGTCGAGGCgcaagacgacgaggaagaaatAGAGACCGGACAGGGTTCTCTGGAACACTACATTGATGCTAGGGTTGCCGAACTGTCACGGGAGATGGGATATGACGAGTCCGTTTCCGCCATGGTCGATGCTGGGCTTCGTAGCAGGGGTGACGGCACGTTCCTCTGGGTCAATCTCGCTGTCGATGAGATCAAGCGGCACCCTGTTTCCCAGCTAGAGGATGTCGTGGACCAACTGCTGCCGGGCATCGACAACATGTACTGCCGCGCGCTGCTTCAGATTCCTCCCAGTCTCGTTCCTTTGGCAGCGGCTCTTCTCCGGTGGGTCATCGCTGCTCAGCGGCCCATGTATCTGAGCGAGCTATCGACCGCCCTCACCCTCATGGGCTTCCACTCCTCCGACCCTCCCGAGATGGTCAGGCAGGGTATCGCAGCGTGCGGAGCTTTGCTGTCTCTGACAGAAGACGAGACAGTGCAGATACCTCATCTGTCGGTCGAGGATTTCCTGACGGCGAGAAGCGGTCCACTTTGGAGCGATGCCAACCTCTCCCAGTTCTACGTCGACACAGCTCAGGTGGATGGTGAGATCGCATCTCTCTGTATACGCTACCTTGAGCAAGGGTGTCTCAATGCCGGATGGGTATCGGGCGAAGTCGATGATCAAGCCAAGGCACAGCGGCGAGTTGCCGAGTTTCCACTTCTTGTGTATGCCGTAATGTTTTGGCCGGACCATTTGCGGACGGCATCGCATCCCCAGGTCGACCTCTCCTCGCTCTTCTTCCAGAGTAACTCGGCTATCAGGAAGAGTTGGTGGTTGACATACTACAACTGGACCTCGAAGAAGAGCTTTTATTGGGTGCCTCACAACTTCAACCTCCTCCATCTGGCCGCCTACGTCAACATACCCTACATTGCGCGGCAAATGGAACTCGCTGGCACTCTGGCCCCGCGCCTCGACAGCAAAGATAGTGATGGATACTCGCCTTTGGCCATTGCCGCCTCTGCAGGCAACACGGAGATATTTGCCTATCTATCCGAGCGAGGAGCCAGCCAAGAGTGTCCGGGGGGCGAAGACGTTTTCCGGTTGGCTTGTGAGAAAGGACAGGCCCAGATCGTAAATTACCTGCTGGACGAGGGGTACGATGTCAACAAAATATACGATCCCAGCGGCAAGGATTTGTTCAAGGCCGTTCTTAGTTTTGCTCGCCG GCCCCTCGGTTTCGTCAAGGAATTTAAGACCCTTGAGAGAGACCACTTGTCTCTGTTAACCAGTAACTCCGACTGCGGTAACACGGGCTTGGATCTGGCCTGCGTTTTTGGTCACGCGTCAGTCGCGGAGCTGTTTCTTCGCAGGGGTGCCGACATTTCCATCGCAAGCGAAACCGGCTGGACCGCCCTTCATGCCGCCGCGTGGACGGGGCAACTTGAATGCGTCGTGCTTCTTCTGCAACACGGCGCGGACGTTCTCGTGGCCACTGACGGCGGACTCAATGCCCTCCACTGCGCCGCGTCTCGAGGGAAGACATCGGTGGTCTCTCTCGTCCTTGAGCAAGGGGTGGAGGTCGATGGTCTCACGATAAAGGAGAAGACAGCGCTGCATCTTGCCGCAGCTACCGGGGGCTCCGAGACAGTCAAGGTGcttgttgccgccggcgcctctACCGAAGCCCTGTCCCAAAAAGGAGAGACGCCTTTGCACGTGGCGGCGCGCAAGGGAAACCcaaaggccgtcgaggcgttGCTCGCGATGGGAGCAGATCCACACGCTATCAACATGGAAGGAAAATCCCCGGGCGAGATGTTGAAGGGCATCAAAAGCTTGACGGAAGAACAAAAGGAAGCGTTGAGGATAATAGAAACGTTTGGCACGACCGGCAGT ATGACGAGCGAGTCGTACCAGGAGGCATCCGAAGCCCCAGCGGCCACAACAATGAGCCCAACCACAGGAGCAGGAAGCCCTTCTCCTGGCCTTTTATCACCGACCTCCACTCTCacatcttcctctccttccaACTCGCTACCAGGCTATTCCACATCTGCCAACCAGGGCCATTCATCACCGCATGAGAGTTGGCAAAACCCTCACCAATCTTACTCTGGTTCATCGGCATACAGCCCCGGCGCGTATTCGTCACCCCCATCGCAGTTCGCGGCAGGTCCGCGACTGTACGAGCCTGCTCTGGCAACAGTCTACCAGTATCCCGGTCAACAGCAAACCCAGCAGCACTACGGACAAGTGTTACCGCCACCGTTTAGCTACACGCCTGGGATGGGTGGGCAACAGGGAAATGCCGCCATGGGGACGTATCTGCAACCACCGTCACAAGTGCCGTCAACCGTCCAAAAGAGAAAGAGTTTACTGAGCTTAAGGGGCTTATCGGAGAGGGCGGAGAGGCTTCTCAAGTAA
- a CDS encoding LipA and NB-ARC domain-containing protein: MLTRFSAKDRSGDDEDGGSGGSAGEARYSTKGTYGLKKCHDAEDAVADIVFVHGLTGNRETTWTDKSTGVFWPAHLLKDEVPRTRIVTFGYDADVVHFWAAASQNRVRNHAVNLINAISQLRERTDTEDRPVIFVVHSLGGLIFEDAMLASRNSAEAHIRSVYDSTAGVCFMGTPHCGSTLAGWATVFGQIATVVKKTNTSILKVLEPESEVLALIQGDFHTMLRNRADQGRPPLKMTCFYEELPVKGAGEIVPKHSAILPAYNSIGIHKNHMDMTKFSSAEDPGYLSVSTEILRWVRAIQKAQRSAAAAPTASSQTMPSPGLGAPASSQGATGAYLPPGNSHLPLGYGSNAQWYPSGASYSQGDTVISGSINNHGNGKFVTGNTFQGPTSF; the protein is encoded by the exons ATGCTCACCCGGTTCTCTGCAAAGGACCGGTctggcgacgatgaagacggagGCAGCGGCGGTTCAGCCGGAGAAGCGAG ATATTCTACCAAAGGAACGTATGGGCTGAAAAAGTgccacgacgccgaagacgcAGTCGCAGA CATTGTTTTCGTCCATGGACTGACGGGGAATCGCGAAACTACATGGACTGACAAGTCGACCGGCGTCTTTTGGCCTGCTCATCTCCTGAAAGACGAAGTCCCCAGAACCAGGATAGTCACATTCGGCTACGACGCCGACGTGGTGCACTTCTGGGCGGCCGCTTCGCAGAACAGAGTCCGCAACCACGCCGTTAACCTCATCAACGCGATATCGCAGCTTCGTGAGCGAACAGACACCGAGGACCGgcccgtcatcttcgtcgtccacagcctcggcggcctcatCTTTGAGGACGCCATGCTGGCGTCGCGAAACAGCGCCGAAGCGCACATCCGGAGCGTCTACGACAGCACGGCCGGGGTCTGTTTCATGGGCACGCCGCACTGCGGGTCGACCCTTGCGGGATGGGCAACCGTCTTCGGGCAGATCGCCACGGTCGTGAAGAAGACCAACACGAGCATCCTCAAGGTGCTCGAGCCCGAGTCCGAGGTCCTCGCGCTGATCCAGGGCGACTTCCACACCATGTTGAGGAACCGAGCCGATCAAGGCCGCCCGCCCCTCAAGATGACTTGTTTCTACGAGGAGCTCCCCGTCAAGGGCGCTGGCGAG ATCGTTCCTAAACACTCGGCCATTCTGCCAGCGTACAACTCCATCGGTATTCACAAGAACCACATGGACATGACCAAGTTCTCGAGCGCCGAGGATCCGGGCTATCTTTCAGTATCGACAGAGATTCTACGATGGGTTCGGGCGATCCAGAAGGCCCAGCGATCGGCAGCAGCCGCTCCAACCGCCTCCAGCCAGACGATGCCATCGCCGGGGCTCGGAGCCCCTGCTTCATCTCAAGGGGCTACGGGGGCGTATCTTCCGCCAGGAAACAGTCACCTGCCTCTGGGATACGGGTCAAATGCACAATGGTACCCGTCAGGTGCTTCCTATTCCCAAGGGGACACCGTGATATCTGgcagcatcaacaaccaTGGCAATGGAAAGTTTGTTACCGGGAATACTTTTCAGGGGCCGACTTCCTTTTGA
- a CDS encoding Tyrosinase central domain protein, giving the protein MKRGVRAFLLSGLCCFGACLPGSEQQQQKRTVSCEDPVVRKEWRSLSEVERRSYLDAVKCMMEKPAWTSTSDLPGVANHFEDFLGDHILQADTMHFVEIRECGFQGGQPYWDWTLDADSLDGFLASPIFDPETGFGGNGEWVPGTVDNPEPGMAVHVTSAFTMSFDDRSGGGCIPNGPFANMTIHMGPGVSVEPTEYCVRRDFTPSAFMTLGNSAVVSEMMETPDFGHFTDQSEKTIHSAGHPGVGGIYGTLTDLYCSPGDPLFFLHHANMDRAWWSWQSRDLETRLTDISGPIVPYDKENRLGGNYTLDHTVRAGTTSNVTVAIRSLMDIEAEVLCYTYNTIY; this is encoded by the exons ATGAAGCGTGGAGTTCGAGCTTTCCTACTCTCGGGCCTTTGTTGCTTTGGGGCTTGTCTTCCTGGAAGcgagcagcaacaacaaaaaaGGACAGTGTCATGCGAGGACCCCGTCGTTCGGAAGGAATG GCGGTCGCTCTCCGAGGTAGAGCGAAGGTCGTACTTGGATGCTGTCAAGTGTATGATGGAAAAGCCTGCGTGGACGTCTACCTCGGACCTTCCCGGCGTGGCGAACCATTTTGAAGATTTCTTGGGTGACCACATTCTCCAGGCAGACACGATGCATTTCGTG GAGATTCGCGAATGCGGGTTTCAAGGAGGCCAACCATACTGGGACTGGACTCTTGACGCCGACTCCTTGGATGGGTTCCTCGCCTCCCCAATCTTCGACCCCGAAACTGGCTTCGGGGGCAATGGTGAATGGGTTCCAGGGACTGTCGATAACCCTGAGCCTGGCATGGCTGTACACGTTACATCAGCTTTCACCATGTCTTTCGACGACCGTTCGGGAGGAGGCTGCATTCCAAACGGACCGTTTGCGAACATGACGATTCACATGGGTCCCGGTGTCAGCGTTGAGCCCACCGAGTATTGCGTTCGACGCGATTTCACCCCTTCAGCGTTCATGACGCTCGGAAACAGCGCTGTCGTTTCTGAAATGATGGAAACCCCCGATTTTGGCCATTTCACGGACCAAAGTGAGAAGACCATTCACTCTGCAGGACATCCAGGGGTTGGGGGCATCTACGGAACCCTGACAGACCTCTACTGTAGTC CGGGTGATCCCTTGTTTTTCCTCCATCATGCCAACATGGACCGTGCTTGGTGGTCCTGGCAGTCCCGGGACTTGGAAACCCGCCTGACTGATATATCGGGGCCGATTGTGCCTTATGACAAGGAGAATAGACTGGGAGGTAACTACACGCTAGATCATACTGTCCGGGCTGGGACAACGAGCAATGTAACAGTTGCTATCAGATCTTTGATGGACATTGAGGCTGAGGTTTTGTGTTACACCTATAACACAATCTACTAA